Genomic segment of Oceanimonas sp. GK1:
TCCGGACGCTCCTTCTCGATGATCTTGCGCACTACCTGCCAGTCGATGGGTTCGATGTAGGTGGCGTCGGCCATCTCCGGATCGGTCATGATGGTGGCCGGGTTGGAGTTCACCAGAATGACGCGGTAGCCTTCTTCACGCAGGGCCTTGCAGGCCTGAGCGCCGGAGTAGTCGAATTCACAGGCCTGGCCGATCACGATGGGGCCGGCGCCCAGGATCAGAATGCTCTGTATGTCTGTACGTTTTGGCATGACTCTACCCTACTCCTTATGCGCGGTACTTCTGGATCAGCTCGATAAAATGGTCAAACAGCGGGGCTGCGTCGTGGGGGCCCGGGCTCGCCTCGGGGTGCCCCTGAAAGGAGAACGCCGGCTTGTCGGTGCGGTGCACGCCCTGCAGGGTGCCGTCGAACAGGGACACATGGGTGGCGCGCAGGTTCTCGGGCAGGCTGTCGCCGTCGACCGCAAAACCGTGGTTCTGGGAGGTGATCATCACCACGTTGCGGTCCAGATCCTTCACCGGGTGGTTGGCACCGTGGTGACCGTGACCCATTTTCACGGTTTTGGCCCCACTGGCCAGGCCCAGCAGCTGGTGACCCAGGCAGATGCCAAACACCGGAATGTCGGTTTCCAGGAAGGTCTTGATGGCCTCGATGGCGTAATCGCAGGGCTCGGGATCGCCGGGGCCGTTGGACAGGAAGATGCCGTCCGGATTCAAGGCCAGCACCTCGGCGGCCGGGGTCTGGGCGGGCACCACGGTCAGGCGGCAGCCGCGGTCCACCAGCATGCGCAGAATGTTGCGCTTGGCACCGAAGTCGTAGGCCACCACATGGTAGGGCAGCTCGGCGTCGGTGGGCTGGCTGTGACCCTGGCCCAGTTGCCAGCTGCCTTCCCGCCACTCGTACCGGCTGGCAGTGGACACCACCTTGGCCAGATCCATGCCCTTGAGACCGGGAAAGCCTTTGGCTTCGGCCAGGGCCTTGGCGTCATCGAGGTCGGCTCCTGCCAGAATGCAGCCGGCCTGAGCGCCTTTTTCGCGCAGAATGCGAGTCAGCTTGCGGGTATCGATATCGGCAATACCCACTATGTTGTGAGCCTTGAGATAGTCAGACAGGGTGCGCTGATTGCGGAAACTGGAGGCGATCAGCGGAAGATCGCGAATGATCAGCCCCTGGGCGTGAACCCGGTCGGACTCTTCATCTTCGGCGTTAGTGCCGGTATTGCCTATATGAGGATAAGTGAGCGTGACGATCTGGCGTGCGTAGGATGGATCGGTGAGTATTTCCTGGTATCCCGTCATTGACGTGTTGAATACCACCTCACCAACGGCACAACCGTCGGCGCCAATGGCTGTACCGCGGAAGACCGAGCCATCTTCCAATACGAGCAGCGCTGAGTGATTCAAGACAACCTCCAAGTTAATTCTTATAAATCAACAATTTACCTGGCTGTCCCGAGTTACAGACAAAAAATTTTACTGCATCTCGGCTAATACTGGGCAAATTCTGTGTATTTTATCTGGATGCGTCGTTTTCGACAAACTTTTTTGTGATCCCAGCCACCGAAAGCCGAACAATCGAGCGCTTCGCGCATAAAAACTCAAAAGGCAAGCATAAAAACAAGGGGAGAACGCAGAACAGGGGAAAAAACAACGACTTGAAACAATCTTTACGCGAAGCTACCGAAAAAGTAAAAAATACAAAAAAAACACTTACAAAACAAGCAGATAAACCAGACCCATGAAAAAAGTAAGCAACCAGACCGGCCCGCGGGAGCCAGCCTGGCTTCAGATGGGACAATGACTGCTTATTTTAGCCCCAGTACATCCTGCATATCGAACAGACCGGCAGGCTGGCCGGCAATCCAGGCCGCCGCCCGCACGGCACCGTTGGCGAAGGTCAGCCGGTTGGACGCCTTGTGGGTGATCTCCACCCGCTCGCCGATGTCCGCAAACAGGGCGGTATGCTCGCCCACCACGTCGCCGGCACGAATGGTGGCAAAACCGATGGTGTTCGGATCCCGCTCGCCGGTAATGCCCTCACGGCCGTACACGGCGCAGGCCTTGAGATCGCGTCCCAGGGTATTGGCGATCACTTCCCCCATGCTGAGCGCGGTGCCGGACGGCGCATCCACCTTGTGGCGGTGGTGAGCCTCAATGATTTCGATGTCGGTGTAATCGCCCATGACTTTCGCCGCCTGCTCCAGCAGCTTGAACACCAGGTTGACGCCCACGCTGTAGTTGGAGGCCATCACCATGGCGGTATGGGCGGTGGCGGCCTGGATCTCGGCCTTCTGCTCATCGCTAAAGCCGGTGGTGCCGATCACCAGCCGCTTACCGTGGGCTTGGGCCAGAGCGATATTGGCCAGGGTGGCTTCCGGCCGGGTGAAGTCGATGATCACATCCACCTTGTCGATGACCTCGGCCAGGCTGGCGGTCACCGGCACATTCAGCCGGCCCACGTTGGCCAGCTCGCCGGCATCGGCACCCAGCACGCTGGAGCCGGCGTGCTCGATGGCGGCGGTCAGCACCACCCCGTCAGTGTTGGTTACGGATTCAACCAGTACCTTGCCCATGCGGCCGTTACAGCCGGCGATGGCGATGCGAACCGGATTGGTCATGCGTGTCTTCCCTTGATTCAATGATGTTCATGCGAAT
This window contains:
- the carA gene encoding glutamine-hydrolyzing carbamoyl-phosphate synthase small subunit, encoding MNHSALLVLEDGSVFRGTAIGADGCAVGEVVFNTSMTGYQEILTDPSYARQIVTLTYPHIGNTGTNAEDEESDRVHAQGLIIRDLPLIASSFRNQRTLSDYLKAHNIVGIADIDTRKLTRILREKGAQAGCILAGADLDDAKALAEAKGFPGLKGMDLAKVVSTASRYEWREGSWQLGQGHSQPTDAELPYHVVAYDFGAKRNILRMLVDRGCRLTVVPAQTPAAEVLALNPDGIFLSNGPGDPEPCDYAIEAIKTFLETDIPVFGICLGHQLLGLASGAKTVKMGHGHHGANHPVKDLDRNVVMITSQNHGFAVDGDSLPENLRATHVSLFDGTLQGVHRTDKPAFSFQGHPEASPGPHDAAPLFDHFIELIQKYRA
- the dapB gene encoding 4-hydroxy-tetrahydrodipicolinate reductase, yielding MTNPVRIAIAGCNGRMGKVLVESVTNTDGVVLTAAIEHAGSSVLGADAGELANVGRLNVPVTASLAEVIDKVDVIIDFTRPEATLANIALAQAHGKRLVIGTTGFSDEQKAEIQAATAHTAMVMASNYSVGVNLVFKLLEQAAKVMGDYTDIEIIEAHHRHKVDAPSGTALSMGEVIANTLGRDLKACAVYGREGITGERDPNTIGFATIRAGDVVGEHTALFADIGERVEITHKASNRLTFANGAVRAAAWIAGQPAGLFDMQDVLGLK